Proteins encoded together in one Lysinibacillus sp. FSL K6-0232 window:
- a CDS encoding flavin reductase family protein, which translates to MTDQVTAFKLALGNYPTGVTVVTTCHDTQPIGLTVNSFASVSIDPLLILWSLDKKSQLHAYFTAAPTFAVNILASDQEHLCTLFASKVPDRFAQAKWSMSSFDLPILHDTAAILQCKTYQQIDAGDHTIFIGQVLDITNSPKEPLLYHRRHIGEIPKSFYR; encoded by the coding sequence ATGACAGATCAAGTAACTGCTTTTAAATTAGCACTAGGTAATTACCCTACAGGCGTAACGGTTGTTACTACATGCCATGACACACAACCGATTGGCTTAACCGTTAACTCCTTTGCATCTGTTTCGATTGACCCGCTCCTTATTTTATGGTCACTCGATAAAAAATCTCAGCTCCATGCTTATTTTACAGCAGCGCCAACATTTGCGGTCAACATTTTAGCGAGTGATCAGGAGCATTTATGTACATTATTTGCCAGCAAAGTGCCAGATCGTTTTGCTCAGGCAAAGTGGTCTATGTCCTCCTTTGACCTACCGATTTTACATGATACAGCAGCCATTTTACAATGTAAAACATATCAACAGATTGATGCTGGCGACCATACTATTTTTATTGGGCAGGTGCTAGATATTACAAATTCACCAAAAGAGCCTTTACTGTATCATCGCCGTCATATTGGTGAGATTCCAAAAAGCTTTTATCGTTAA
- a CDS encoding VOC family protein — protein sequence MTLYFDHLVQQVESPENIKVFFNKRNIHTVNGGQHTMWGTYNTLSYFGLSYIEQIAVYDRDLFERAALNPYTLHYTFKQDEERQGFSRIALRTTNIEAEGQRLRALGFDVYGPEACSRTRPDGSVVEWKLLHFGKPDHAIDFPFFIEWAEDDKERLSQLQASGALHPQQSITMEAVLFAVKDVQATVELWQKALQLPKPEQHEQYVSLQLPNIRLDFYDEAVATAITLTPLKQGPFGVQLKDPYRVKETLVCPGAFYWINR from the coding sequence ATGACTTTATATTTCGATCATTTGGTTCAGCAAGTGGAATCACCAGAAAATATAAAGGTTTTCTTCAACAAACGAAATATCCATACAGTAAACGGTGGTCAGCATACGATGTGGGGGACTTATAATACATTAAGCTATTTTGGCTTAAGCTATATTGAGCAAATTGCGGTATATGATCGTGATTTATTTGAGCGGGCAGCATTAAACCCCTACACGCTACATTATACGTTTAAACAGGACGAGGAGCGCCAAGGGTTTTCACGAATTGCCTTGCGCACAACAAATATAGAGGCAGAGGGACAACGCTTGCGTGCATTAGGCTTTGATGTGTATGGACCTGAGGCTTGTAGTCGTACAAGACCAGACGGCTCTGTTGTAGAGTGGAAGCTGCTGCATTTTGGTAAGCCTGACCATGCCATTGATTTTCCGTTTTTCATTGAATGGGCGGAGGATGATAAGGAGCGCTTGTCACAATTGCAGGCAAGTGGTGCGCTTCATCCACAGCAAAGCATTACAATGGAGGCGGTGCTGTTTGCAGTAAAGGATGTACAGGCAACCGTTGAGCTTTGGCAGAAGGCATTGCAATTGCCAAAGCCTGAACAGCACGAGCAATATGTATCCTTACAGCTACCAAATATACGCTTGGATTTTTATGATGAGGCAGTTGCCACAGCTATAACCCTTACACCTTTAAAGCAAGGCCCATTTGGTGTGCAATTAAAAGACCCGTATCGCGTAAAAGAAACATTGGTTTGTCCAGGTGCTTTTTATTGGATTAATCGCTAG
- a CDS encoding amphi-Trp domain-containing protein → MQKQMKPMTEVVLKHKERQSVLEFATMLEAIAQKLKENGEFTFVQGTEQTIVSPTEPLKIEYSYTKKGDKHSFEIEFDWYTGTQAPKKMTIE, encoded by the coding sequence ATGCAAAAGCAAATGAAGCCGATGACGGAGGTTGTTCTAAAGCATAAGGAACGGCAAAGCGTTCTCGAATTTGCAACAATGCTTGAAGCAATTGCTCAAAAGCTAAAGGAAAACGGTGAATTTACATTTGTGCAAGGCACAGAGCAAACTATTGTTAGCCCTACAGAACCACTTAAAATCGAATACTCCTATACAAAAAAGGGCGACAAGCATTCATTTGAAATTGAATTTGATTGGTACACAGGCACACAAGCACCAAAGAAAATGACGATTGAATAA
- a CDS encoding NRDE family protein — MCIIAIGYQVHPQHPLLIAANRDEFYARPTERMHNWQDMPHIWAGRDLEKMGTWLAVSNNGRFAAVTNYRDPQLPIVGEKSRGAVPIAFMNSSVSAQDFAGQLQQERYLYGGLNVLLYDGTELVHYNNVHNVQTIIPPGIHCVSNATLNTPWPKVERLKAAFAETLQTTTAEEALLAILTDPTKAATKDLPATGIPLALEQQLSSIFIHMDGYGTRASTVVRLHQAGWDIIERSFEHGEWTGDVRLKVTKEGNNDDCYNK, encoded by the coding sequence ATGTGTATTATTGCCATTGGCTATCAGGTGCATCCACAGCATCCTTTACTGATTGCGGCAAATCGTGATGAATTTTATGCAAGACCAACTGAGCGCATGCATAATTGGCAGGATATGCCGCATATTTGGGCTGGTCGAGATTTAGAGAAAATGGGTACATGGCTAGCTGTGAGTAATAATGGGCGGTTTGCAGCAGTCACCAATTATCGCGATCCACAGCTGCCAATTGTCGGTGAAAAATCGAGAGGAGCCGTTCCTATTGCATTTATGAATAGCTCTGTAAGCGCACAGGATTTTGCTGGTCAGCTACAGCAGGAGCGTTATTTATATGGAGGATTAAACGTACTGCTCTATGATGGAACGGAGCTTGTGCATTATAATAATGTACATAATGTGCAAACAATTATTCCACCGGGTATTCATTGTGTATCGAATGCAACCCTCAATACGCCATGGCCTAAAGTAGAGCGTCTAAAGGCAGCTTTTGCTGAAACGCTTCAAACAACAACAGCGGAAGAAGCATTGTTAGCGATTTTAACAGATCCAACAAAGGCAGCCACGAAAGATTTACCAGCAACAGGTATCCCGCTTGCATTAGAGCAACAGCTTTCCTCTATTTTTATTCATATGGATGGCTATGGTACACGAGCCTCAACCGTTGTGAGGCTGCATCAAGCAGGCTGGGATATAATAGAGCGAAGCTTTGAGCATGGCGAATGGACTGGAGATGTACGATTGAAGGTGACAAAAGAGGGGAACAATGATGATTGCTACAATAAATAA
- a CDS encoding cold-shock protein has product MQQGIVKWFNNEKGYGFIECDNGEDVFVHFTGIQEEGFRTLEEGQKVSFDVVEGNRGPQASNVIKI; this is encoded by the coding sequence ATGCAACAAGGAATCGTAAAGTGGTTCAATAATGAAAAAGGTTACGGATTTATTGAATGTGACAATGGAGAAGATGTATTTGTACATTTTACGGGCATACAAGAGGAAGGCTTCCGTACACTTGAAGAAGGGCAAAAAGTATCGTTTGATGTAGTGGAAGGCAACCGTGGCCCACAGGCATCAAATGTCATAAAGATATAA
- a CDS encoding formate--tetrahydrofolate ligase, which produces MTTKNQPLTDLEIASQAVMKPITEIADAAGIPADALEQYGRYKAKIDPLKITAQGEDAKVVLVSAISPTPAGEGKSTVTVGLADALHQLNKKVMVALREPSLGPVMGVKGGATGGGYAQVVPMEDINLHFTGDLHAITTANNALAAFIDNHIHQGNALNIDPRRIIWKRVLDINDRALRKVVIGLGGPVQGMPREDGFDITVASEIMAVFCLATSIDDLRERLASIVIGYTFLREPVFVRDLQVEGALTLLLKDAFKPNLVQTLEGTSAIIHGGPFANIAHGCNSIMATQTARKLADIVVTEAGFGSDLGAEKFMNIKARKAGFKPSAVVIVATIRALKMHGGVAKTALVDENVEALLQGIANLEKHVETIRTFGVEPIIALNRFITDTEAELAAVLSWCQKKNVRIARTNVWEEGGKGGIALAEQVLAVLEDENNFSPLYEVTESIEEKVRSIVQKVYGGKDVQFTDQAKKQIAQIEKFGWDSLPICMAKTQYSLSDQPTLLGRPEGFTVTIREVIPKLGAGFLVCLTGDIMTMPGLPKTPAALRMNVDNEGHAVGLF; this is translated from the coding sequence ATGACAACGAAAAATCAACCATTAACAGATTTAGAAATCGCTAGTCAAGCAGTGATGAAACCAATTACGGAAATTGCTGATGCTGCGGGTATTCCAGCGGATGCCCTTGAACAGTATGGGCGCTATAAAGCGAAGATTGACCCATTAAAAATTACAGCCCAAGGCGAGGATGCAAAGGTTGTATTAGTGTCAGCCATTAGTCCAACCCCAGCAGGTGAAGGAAAGTCAACCGTTACTGTAGGGCTTGCAGATGCGCTTCACCAATTGAATAAGAAAGTAATGGTCGCGTTACGTGAGCCATCTCTTGGTCCAGTAATGGGTGTAAAAGGTGGTGCAACTGGCGGTGGCTACGCACAGGTTGTACCAATGGAAGATATTAATTTACATTTCACTGGTGACCTTCATGCGATTACAACAGCCAATAATGCATTAGCTGCTTTTATTGATAATCATATCCACCAAGGCAATGCATTAAACATTGATCCACGACGTATTATTTGGAAGCGTGTGCTAGATATCAATGATCGTGCACTGAGAAAAGTAGTGATTGGCTTAGGTGGCCCCGTGCAAGGAATGCCGCGTGAGGATGGCTTTGATATTACCGTCGCCTCTGAAATTATGGCTGTGTTCTGTTTAGCAACAAGCATTGATGATTTACGCGAGCGTTTAGCAAGTATTGTTATTGGCTATACATTTTTGCGTGAGCCTGTCTTTGTGCGTGATTTACAAGTAGAGGGAGCACTTACATTATTATTAAAGGATGCCTTTAAGCCAAATCTTGTGCAAACATTAGAAGGGACGTCTGCTATTATTCATGGCGGTCCGTTTGCGAATATTGCTCATGGCTGTAATTCTATTATGGCTACACAAACAGCACGTAAGCTAGCTGATATTGTTGTAACAGAAGCGGGCTTTGGCTCGGATTTAGGTGCTGAAAAATTTATGAATATTAAAGCGCGTAAAGCAGGCTTTAAGCCAAGTGCTGTTGTAATTGTTGCAACGATCCGTGCATTAAAAATGCATGGTGGTGTCGCGAAAACAGCACTTGTCGATGAAAATGTAGAGGCACTTCTACAAGGAATTGCCAACCTTGAAAAGCATGTTGAAACAATTCGTACATTTGGTGTCGAACCGATTATTGCATTAAACCGCTTTATTACAGATACAGAGGCTGAGCTAGCGGCTGTCCTAAGCTGGTGTCAGAAGAAAAATGTGCGTATTGCTCGTACAAATGTCTGGGAAGAGGGTGGAAAAGGCGGTATTGCATTAGCGGAGCAAGTGCTAGCCGTACTGGAGGATGAAAATAACTTCTCACCTTTATATGAGGTAACAGAATCTATTGAAGAAAAAGTTCGTAGCATTGTGCAAAAAGTGTATGGTGGGAAAGATGTCCAATTTACAGACCAAGCAAAAAAGCAAATTGCACAAATTGAAAAATTTGGCTGGGATTCTTTGCCGATTTGTATGGCAAAAACACAATATTCCTTATCTGACCAGCCAACTTTACTTGGACGTCCAGAAGGCTTTACAGTCACGATTCGCGAAGTGATTCCAAAGCTAGGTGCTGGCTTCTTAGTTTGTCTAACAGGCGATATTATGACAATGCCTGGCTTACCAAAAACACCAGCCGCTTTACGCATGAATGTTGATAACGAAGGGCATGCGGTAGGGCTGTTTTAA
- a CDS encoding GNAT family N-acetyltransferase, translating into MQIQRCKNPADIIRIIHAAFQRYDSDPVPSSALKETALSIQQELDEGIIVFSVIKQAVVIAVVKCKLEIDTVYFSRLAVLPAEQGQGIATQLVHFIEHYANAHNFKRVSCKVRKSEDNNIRLYTKLGYSIIAEEIDVMVPNITMEKTMV; encoded by the coding sequence ATGCAAATTCAGCGATGTAAAAATCCAGCAGATATAATCCGCATTATCCATGCGGCATTTCAGCGTTATGACAGTGATCCTGTCCCCTCTAGTGCTTTAAAGGAAACGGCACTCTCTATCCAGCAGGAGCTTGATGAAGGCATCATTGTTTTTAGTGTCATAAAGCAGGCTGTTGTAATAGCCGTTGTAAAATGCAAGCTAGAAATAGATACCGTCTATTTTTCCCGCTTAGCTGTGCTACCTGCTGAGCAAGGGCAAGGTATCGCTACACAATTAGTTCATTTTATTGAACACTATGCGAATGCTCACAATTTTAAGCGTGTTAGCTGCAAGGTACGCAAAAGCGAGGATAACAATATTCGCCTCTATACAAAGCTTGGCTATTCTATTATTGCGGAAGAAATAGACGTTATGGTGCCGAATATAACGATGGAAAAAACAATGGTATGA
- a CDS encoding cupin domain-containing protein codes for MQHIQVEQLLQNKRKHAGKVAVGAGYDMMTIQLRAGESVAEHSAPGEVIIVCRKGCVKFQVEGQLTTLDANALLLLEPNEKHSLEALEDCELIVIRLKK; via the coding sequence ATGCAACATATTCAAGTAGAGCAGCTTTTACAAAATAAGAGGAAGCATGCAGGCAAGGTTGCCGTTGGTGCGGGCTATGATATGATGACTATTCAATTAAGAGCAGGTGAATCGGTGGCAGAGCATTCAGCACCTGGTGAGGTAATAATTGTTTGCCGCAAAGGGTGCGTGAAGTTTCAGGTGGAAGGACAACTCACAACGCTTGATGCCAATGCACTATTACTGCTTGAGCCAAACGAAAAGCATAGCCTTGAAGCGCTAGAGGATTGCGAGCTTATCGTTATACGCTTGAAAAAATAA
- a CDS encoding group-specific protein gives MFHINEFENNNLLLKVDSPYSLNYLVFVQNVFLNKRDGSNHFPSIDSSKWSLLQQDEFQVKFKSIWDEVIRKNIQSPHYDYNGVLESDAPLYRQLFEGNENGEYGFSESIKLFQSWWGNIFFGKGAMEIVYEAEGSRIYDELVIAIKSKNLILPNNQLTIMLLYDKQTIVDKNVMPYHYVLPIEELFVNKSNIVANILKDLNVKGHC, from the coding sequence ATGTTTCATATAAATGAATTCGAAAATAATAACCTTCTTTTAAAAGTAGATTCACCGTATTCTTTAAACTATTTAGTATTTGTTCAAAATGTTTTTTTAAACAAGAGAGATGGTTCAAATCATTTCCCATCCATAGACAGTTCTAAATGGAGCCTATTACAACAAGATGAATTTCAAGTTAAATTCAAAAGCATTTGGGATGAAGTGATTAGAAAAAATATACAAAGCCCTCACTATGATTATAATGGCGTTCTTGAATCGGATGCTCCATTATATAGACAACTTTTTGAAGGGAATGAAAATGGAGAATATGGTTTTTCCGAGAGTATAAAGTTATTCCAATCTTGGTGGGGTAATATATTCTTTGGAAAGGGAGCTATGGAAATTGTCTATGAAGCTGAAGGAAGCAGAATTTATGATGAGTTAGTAATAGCAATAAAATCGAAGAACCTCATCTTACCAAATAATCAATTAACGATCATGCTCCTATACGATAAACAAACGATCGTTGATAAAAATGTTATGCCATATCACTATGTTTTGCCAATTGAAGAGCTGTTTGTAAATAAAAGCAATATAGTAGCAAATATATTGAAAGATTTGAATGTAAAGGGTCATTGTTAA
- a CDS encoding DUF4830 domain-containing protein, protein MKKLMSMLSFTLILVACTNETIDKAHLAYIENLGWTIKSFHSSEQIIIDDIPPEILKSDRAANITFMEQYIGQELMVTSYHLTEKDLENTNYRAYIYEYEGEIVGAKGVSNAYPGIFNLADKKGEEERNKKLQENKTMN, encoded by the coding sequence ATGAAGAAGTTGATGAGTATGTTAAGTTTTACACTTATCCTAGTTGCCTGTACCAATGAAACTATTGATAAAGCACATCTTGCCTATATAGAAAATTTGGGGTGGACAATTAAATCATTTCATTCAAGTGAACAAATCATAATAGATGATATTCCGCCAGAAATTCTCAAAAGCGATAGAGCTGCTAATATTACTTTTATGGAGCAATATATCGGACAAGAATTGATGGTAACAAGTTATCACTTAACTGAAAAAGACCTTGAAAATACAAATTATAGAGCCTACATATACGAATATGAAGGGGAAATAGTTGGTGCTAAGGGCGTATCAAATGCCTATCCAGGTATATTCAATCTTGCGGATAAAAAGGGAGAGGAAGAGAGAAACAAAAAGCTACAGGAGAATAAGACAATGAACTAA
- a CDS encoding hydantoinase/oxoprolinase family protein, with product MKIATDIGGTFTDLVYTDEQGNLHFDKGHTTPGHFEDGILNVLERHVTEDSLIESFIHGSTVIINTLTERKGGVVGLITTKGFRDVIEIARGNRPDLYNFKYKKPKPFVERYLRQEIDERIDYKGNIMKALNTEEVGDIVHQFKELGVEAIAISLIHGYKNPIHEQQLKEAILKLWPEVYITLSSETIKEYREYERTNTTVLNSYVKPIAHAYLKSLQEKLGTIGITDHLKIMQSNGGTTSFDKAMELPINLVESGPVAGMFGAAKLGELLNEPNIIAFDVGGTTAKCSLITDSKVNVTTDYYIERNEKFAGYPIKTPVVDIVEIGNGGGSIARVDQFGSLKVGPDSAGANPGPVAYGLGNTQPTITDANVYLGRLSLANFDHPASIDKVEEALTEAIAKPFNVTAEEAAQGILDIANSNMLNALKLISIRKGYDPEDFTMVAFGGGGPLHAIYLAKELGMKKVIIPYGSSVFSALGMMMTEYRQDYIQTSLMNFDHQQLAAIQENIDQAIADAYADAPLTQEHYDFEINYDLRYKGQEHTVKLNASTTTINEAHLEQLVQAFHIKHKQEFSFDLPATPIELVNLHITIYGKDEAVQFKELDFSHIDASTCIKAQRNLYMKETGWVEVNVFDQQKLVPGYVITGPAIVENPTSTVVIDENQSIEIDKYGNLIVEMEAK from the coding sequence TTGAAAATCGCAACAGATATTGGTGGTACTTTTACAGACCTTGTTTACACAGATGAGCAGGGCAATCTTCATTTTGATAAGGGACATACGACACCGGGTCATTTTGAGGACGGTATATTAAATGTATTGGAGCGACATGTGACAGAGGATTCGTTAATTGAATCATTTATCCATGGCTCAACGGTCATTATTAATACTTTAACGGAACGCAAAGGTGGCGTTGTTGGGTTAATAACAACAAAGGGCTTCCGTGACGTCATAGAGATTGCTCGTGGTAATCGACCAGATTTATATAATTTTAAATATAAAAAGCCAAAGCCTTTTGTGGAGCGTTATTTACGACAAGAAATTGATGAGCGCATTGATTATAAAGGAAATATTATGAAAGCGCTTAATACCGAGGAAGTCGGTGACATCGTGCATCAATTTAAGGAATTGGGTGTAGAGGCGATTGCCATTTCATTGATTCATGGATATAAAAATCCAATTCATGAACAACAGCTAAAGGAAGCGATTTTAAAGCTTTGGCCTGAGGTATATATCACACTTTCAAGTGAAACGATTAAAGAATACCGAGAGTATGAAAGAACAAACACAACAGTCCTTAATTCTTATGTAAAGCCCATTGCACATGCGTATTTAAAAAGCTTACAAGAGAAGCTAGGCACGATTGGTATTACAGACCATTTAAAAATTATGCAATCGAATGGTGGCACAACAAGCTTTGATAAGGCGATGGAATTACCGATTAATCTTGTAGAATCTGGCCCTGTAGCGGGGATGTTTGGTGCAGCAAAATTAGGAGAGCTGCTTAATGAGCCAAATATTATTGCCTTTGATGTTGGAGGCACAACAGCAAAATGCTCACTAATTACAGATAGCAAAGTGAATGTTACAACGGATTATTATATCGAAAGAAATGAAAAGTTTGCGGGCTATCCGATTAAAACGCCTGTTGTAGATATTGTGGAAATTGGGAATGGCGGTGGCTCCATTGCACGCGTCGATCAATTTGGCTCGTTAAAAGTAGGTCCAGATTCTGCTGGCGCAAACCCAGGCCCTGTTGCTTATGGCTTAGGTAATACACAGCCAACCATTACAGATGCCAATGTTTATTTGGGGAGATTATCATTAGCAAATTTTGATCATCCAGCATCAATTGATAAAGTGGAGGAAGCGCTCACTGAAGCAATTGCCAAGCCGTTTAATGTAACGGCAGAGGAAGCGGCACAAGGTATTTTAGATATTGCTAACTCTAATATGTTAAACGCATTAAAGCTAATTTCCATTCGTAAAGGCTATGATCCAGAAGATTTTACAATGGTTGCCTTTGGCGGTGGCGGCCCATTACATGCGATTTATTTAGCGAAAGAATTAGGCATGAAAAAGGTCATTATTCCATATGGCTCCTCTGTCTTTTCGGCATTAGGTATGATGATGACCGAATATCGACAAGATTATATTCAAACAAGCTTAATGAATTTTGATCATCAGCAGCTTGCAGCTATTCAAGAAAATATTGATCAAGCGATTGCCGATGCCTATGCAGATGCACCGCTCACTCAGGAGCATTATGATTTTGAGATCAATTATGATTTACGTTATAAAGGGCAAGAGCACACGGTGAAATTAAATGCATCAACAACGACAATAAATGAAGCGCATCTGGAGCAATTAGTGCAAGCTTTCCATATTAAGCATAAGCAAGAGTTTTCCTTTGATTTACCAGCTACGCCAATTGAATTAGTGAACTTACACATAACGATTTATGGCAAGGATGAGGCTGTGCAATTTAAGGAGCTTGACTTCTCACATATTGATGCGTCAACGTGTATCAAAGCACAGCGTAACCTATATATGAAGGAAACAGGCTGGGTAGAGGTCAATGTCTTTGACCAGCAAAAGCTAGTGCCCGGCTATGTTATTACGGGTCCTGCTATTGTAGAAAATCCAACATCTACAGTCGTTATAGATGAAAACCAATCAATTGAAATTGATAAGTATGGCAATTTGATTGTAGAGATGGAGGCGAAATAA
- a CDS encoding hydantoinase B/oxoprolinase family protein — protein MKKDVFAVEIIQDSLLAIGDEMFVALARSSMSPVIYEVLDYACGLTDAKGNLISQGNGVTSFIGMLSPMVQRVIEKFDHGNKLREGDVIIINDPYVGGGSHLSDVGLVLPIFYNGEIIAYSANKAHWTEVGGMDPGSFTSNSNEIYQEGLQLPGVKLYQQGELNEAIYEIIATNVRLPELSIGDMFAQVAALKTGEKRIAELCQKFGAASVKLSIQKLLDKGEKIAELELQHLPKGEFYAEDFIEGDPLKGGPYPIKVKVTISDEAFICDFRGSHPAVHVPMNCSQFGLMASVRVMFLALLGDIDVINEGVFKRLTIITDDNSIVSAKRPHPVSMNFEARIGAADLIWKALAPHLPDRLTAGHLQSVCTFILTGKNPDSHEPFLIVEPSVGGWGAANDEDGQSGQYCMGDGETYNLPVEIAETKYGIQIDEYSLNCDDAGVGQFRGGLGVRRVYTVNHDGQRVSVNLGRHQFAPFGLNGGGEGSHNYLVIHKADGTKVGPVGVLANYALQKGDRIELVTATGGGYGNPLERSKEAIERDILNEYISVEVAKQQYGYHHG, from the coding sequence ATGAAAAAAGATGTTTTTGCAGTAGAGATTATTCAGGATTCGTTACTAGCGATAGGTGATGAAATGTTTGTTGCGCTTGCACGTTCTTCGATGAGTCCCGTTATTTATGAGGTATTAGATTATGCCTGTGGCTTAACAGATGCAAAGGGCAATTTAATTAGCCAAGGCAATGGTGTAACAAGCTTTATTGGGATGCTAAGCCCGATGGTGCAGCGTGTTATTGAAAAATTTGATCATGGCAACAAGCTACGTGAGGGCGATGTCATTATTATTAATGACCCATATGTGGGAGGTGGCTCGCATTTATCAGACGTTGGCTTAGTGCTACCAATTTTCTATAATGGCGAAATTATCGCTTATTCTGCTAATAAGGCACACTGGACAGAGGTAGGGGGTATGGACCCAGGCTCATTTACAAGTAATTCCAATGAAATTTATCAGGAAGGTTTGCAGCTACCGGGTGTTAAGCTTTATCAACAAGGTGAGCTAAATGAAGCAATCTATGAAATTATTGCGACAAATGTCCGTTTACCAGAGCTATCAATCGGTGATATGTTTGCACAGGTAGCCGCCTTAAAAACAGGCGAGAAACGCATCGCAGAGCTTTGTCAGAAATTTGGTGCTGCATCAGTGAAGCTGTCCATTCAAAAATTATTGGACAAGGGTGAAAAAATTGCAGAGCTTGAGCTGCAGCATTTACCGAAAGGCGAATTTTATGCGGAGGACTTTATTGAAGGCGATCCATTAAAGGGTGGACCTTATCCAATTAAAGTGAAAGTCACAATTAGTGATGAGGCGTTTATTTGTGACTTTAGAGGCTCACATCCTGCTGTTCATGTACCGATGAACTGCTCACAATTCGGCTTAATGGCAAGTGTGCGTGTGATGTTCCTAGCATTGCTTGGCGATATTGATGTAATTAATGAAGGCGTGTTTAAACGTTTAACCATTATAACGGATGATAATTCCATTGTTTCGGCTAAACGCCCACACCCTGTATCGATGAACTTTGAGGCGCGCATCGGGGCAGCAGATTTAATTTGGAAGGCACTTGCTCCGCATTTACCTGATCGCCTTACTGCTGGTCATTTACAGTCAGTTTGTACGTTTATTTTAACAGGGAAAAACCCTGATAGTCATGAACCATTTTTAATTGTTGAACCATCTGTTGGTGGCTGGGGAGCAGCGAATGATGAGGATGGGCAAAGTGGTCAATACTGTATGGGAGATGGTGAAACATATAATCTTCCTGTTGAAATTGCTGAAACAAAATACGGTATTCAAATTGATGAATATAGCTTAAACTGTGACGACGCTGGTGTAGGGCAATTTAGAGGCGGTTTAGGTGTACGTCGTGTGTATACGGTGAATCATGATGGGCAAAGAGTGTCCGTTAATTTAGGTAGGCATCAATTTGCACCATTCGGCTTAAATGGTGGTGGCGAGGGCTCCCACAATTATTTAGTGATTCATAAAGCAGATGGAACGAAAGTTGGACCAGTGGGTGTACTTGCTAATTATGCATTGCAAAAGGGTGATCGCATTGAGCTTGTTACAGCAACAGGTGGTGGCTATGGCAATCCATTAGAAAGAAGCAAGGAAGCCATTGAGCGAGATATATTAAATGAATATATTTCAGTAGAAGTAGCAAAGCAGCAATATGGCTATCACCATGGCTAA